Proteins encoded within one genomic window of uncultured Desulfobacter sp.:
- a CDS encoding SlyX family protein, protein MNEERLAEIEIKLAYQDKTIKDLNDVICDQQKEIGKLGSICEKLIKILNENGLTVLTVDAPADEKPPHY, encoded by the coding sequence ATGAATGAAGAACGTTTGGCAGAAATCGAGATAAAATTGGCTTATCAGGACAAAACCATCAAAGATTTGAATGATGTTATTTGTGATCAGCAAAAGGAAATTGGAAAACTCGGTTCAATTTGTGAAAAATTGATAAAAATTCTCAACGAGAATGGCCTGACAGTCCTAACGGTCGACGCTCCTGCTGATGAGAAACCTCCCCATTATTAA
- a CDS encoding YwbE family protein — MTDGQIRANIKPGQTVSIVLKKDQRSWKLTQGVVKDLLTKSPLHPHGVKVRLEICIPEDKYQSPCLFMIPDGVQNKSTGINRAGYPVDKIESNTD; from the coding sequence ATGACTGATGGTCAAATAAGAGCGAATATTAAGCCAGGGCAAACAGTCTCCATTGTACTGAAAAAAGACCAAAGATCTTGGAAACTGACCCAAGGCGTTGTAAAGGATCTTCTGACAAAATCTCCTTTGCATCCGCATGGTGTAAAAGTTCGCTTAGAAATTTGCATTCCAGAAGACAAATATCAATCCCCATGCTTATTCATGATTCCCGACGGGGTGCAAAATAAGTCAACAGGTATTAATAGAGCGGGGTATCCCGTGGATAAGATAGAATCAAACACTGATTAA
- a CDS encoding DUF6398 domain-containing protein, translated as MAKTKKSENVPKAMQEVFDKIVAITDEVAEKNLNDEYAQTIRYATAALCRKRPSPLLKGRANSWACGITYAIGFVNFLFDRNQDPFMSAADLCAAFGVSKSTGGNKSKEVRDILKTFQLDPNWCLPSVMDNNPMAWLISVNGFMIDARNAPRQIQELAYEKGMIPYIPEDKA; from the coding sequence ATGGCAAAAACAAAAAAATCTGAGAATGTTCCGAAGGCAATGCAGGAAGTTTTTGATAAAATTGTGGCGATTACAGATGAGGTTGCAGAAAAAAATCTTAATGATGAGTATGCTCAGACGATTCGGTACGCCACCGCCGCCTTGTGTCGGAAACGTCCGTCTCCCTTGTTAAAAGGGCGGGCGAATAGTTGGGCTTGCGGGATCACTTACGCTATCGGGTTTGTCAATTTTCTGTTTGACCGGAATCAAGACCCCTTCATGAGTGCAGCTGATCTTTGTGCCGCCTTTGGGGTGAGTAAAAGCACTGGTGGAAATAAATCAAAGGAAGTTAGAGATATTTTGAAAACTTTTCAACTTGACCCTAACTGGTGCCTTCCGAGTGTAATGGATAATAATCCTATGGCGTGGCTAATTTCGGTGAATGGTTTTATGATAGACGCTCGGAACGCTCCGAGACAAATCCAAGAGTTGGCTTATGAAAAAGGCATGATTCCCTATATCCCGGAGGATAAAGCATAA
- a CDS encoding IS6 family transposase, whose translation MNSKNRFKWRHFEKEIILLNVRWYLRYALSYRDLEEMMLKRGVKVDHTTIYRWVQSYSPEIEKRCKPHLQPTNDSYRVDETYIKVKGKWKYLYRAVDSQINTIDFILRAKRDTKAAKLFFRKSLKSSHTSTPRVITVDKNPAYPAAIKELKEEGFLPEACEVGQIKYLNNIVEQDHRFIKRRVKPGLGFQSFHTAWRTLRGYETMHMIQKGQGEEVKKGDVKNQIKFIENLFELAT comes from the coding sequence ATGAATTCGAAAAATCGGTTCAAGTGGCGTCATTTTGAAAAAGAGATTATCCTTCTAAACGTTCGGTGGTATTTGCGTTACGCACTCAGCTACCGGGATCTGGAAGAGATGATGCTGAAACGGGGGGTAAAGGTTGACCACACGACCATCTACCGGTGGGTTCAAAGCTATTCCCCGGAAATTGAAAAAAGATGCAAACCCCACCTCCAACCCACCAACGATTCATATCGAGTGGATGAGACCTATATAAAGGTCAAGGGCAAATGGAAGTACCTGTATCGGGCGGTTGATTCTCAAATAAATACAATTGATTTCATACTGCGCGCGAAAAGAGATACCAAAGCTGCCAAACTGTTTTTCAGGAAATCCTTAAAATCCTCACATACGTCAACACCCCGGGTAATTACGGTTGATAAGAACCCCGCTTATCCTGCAGCGATCAAGGAACTCAAAGAGGAAGGTTTCCTTCCGGAAGCTTGTGAAGTCGGACAAATCAAGTACTTGAACAATATTGTTGAACAGGATCATCGGTTTATCAAGCGGCGGGTTAAACCCGGCCTTGGCTTTCAATCCTTTCACACGGCTTGGAGGACGCTCAGGGGGTATGAGACCATGCACATGATTCAAAAGGGACAGGGTGAAGAGGTTAAAAAAGGAGATGTTAAAAATCAGATCAAATTCATTGAAAATTTGTTTGAGCTTGCCACGTAA
- a CDS encoding AraC family transcriptional regulator gives MFEQSYLSFLSEFGFYSVGNAQGHRRCGLSYKLDPALGTGGLWLYLIDDLYGISVYDFVLDCDICLKLAHPPFFLIRLNDTCCRKQPHQGRTMPSETLFSYAGHEDVFQGEIKKGMAVRSISVCVMPDFYNTLLPQRYPQSSMDPNLFSPKINNNDCIPEITGVLHQLGNFRPSEKIARMFYDSKVTELLSIMIQREINRESQPHASRIPDGDMAHLQRVMAYLNKNFTQTVYLDELARDACMSRTKLTHLFKKTYGTTISDHIKTLRINLAKEMLADTSMKIEAIANIAGYRFHGNFSGAFKHATGLTPNQFRKTLL, from the coding sequence ATGTTTGAACAGTCGTATCTGTCCTTTCTCTCCGAATTCGGTTTCTATTCGGTGGGAAATGCGCAGGGTCACCGCCGTTGCGGATTATCATACAAACTGGACCCTGCGTTGGGAACAGGAGGTCTATGGCTCTATCTGATCGACGATCTTTACGGCATTTCAGTGTATGATTTTGTACTTGATTGTGATATTTGCCTGAAACTTGCACATCCGCCGTTTTTTCTTATCCGGTTGAACGATACCTGCTGCCGGAAACAACCGCACCAAGGCAGGACAATGCCCAGTGAAACCCTGTTCTCCTATGCCGGACATGAAGATGTATTCCAAGGGGAGATAAAAAAAGGGATGGCTGTCCGGAGTATATCCGTCTGTGTAATGCCCGATTTTTACAATACACTGCTGCCCCAAAGATATCCCCAGAGTTCCATGGATCCGAACCTTTTTTCCCCCAAGATCAACAACAATGACTGTATTCCGGAAATCACCGGTGTGCTTCATCAGCTTGGCAATTTCCGGCCGTCGGAAAAAATTGCCCGGATGTTTTATGACAGTAAGGTAACCGAGCTTTTAAGTATTATGATACAGCGGGAAATAAACCGTGAGTCCCAACCACATGCCAGCCGCATACCGGATGGGGATATGGCACATTTGCAAAGGGTTATGGCGTACCTGAACAAAAATTTCACACAAACGGTTTACCTGGATGAATTGGCCCGGGATGCCTGCATGAGCCGAACTAAACTGACGCATCTGTTCAAAAAAACTTACGGCACAACGATATCAGACCATATCAAAACCCTGCGCATAAACCTTGCCAAGGAAATGCTGGCAGATACCAGCATGAAAATAGAGGCCATTGCCAATATTGCCGGATACAGGTTTCACGGCAACTTTTCCGGAGCGTTCAAACATGCCACAGGGCTTACGCCCAACCAATTCAGGAAAACCTTACTATAG
- a CDS encoding TonB-dependent receptor — MKKSLWVVVWKIFMIGWVCIFFQPCISQAQDMDTKSIGAKQNYLIETITVTAQKQEENVQEVPISISVLNGQAVEDKGIQSVRDLADFTPNLVIFEDGMSDRKTPSMRGIYAATESFSTSTGLYIDGVPFLSSLGYEDGLLDIERIEVLRGPQGTVYGKNTEAGAINIITRRPDNEFRGKISTEIGRFLSTETGDGLGGTLAVNLSGPLSKDRLFASLSGKFYQQEGFIENISTGETANDKQDWFGRGNLRWTPTDQLDVSLIASCIDYNNDGPNMGMSEQGAAAYYLLYYGYRLEASDLQAYNDSTKSAQSLKVEYDVTEKIKITSITARTEFNDVKSTDFDFSQAKFFHSTTDYTFENISQELRLNYTRDRLKWLIGIYYDNNSKGITGDCDSDYPSMVYSLDTDAESESWAAFTNLTYPLFTKVNIVAGVRYEYQEGEINNNIYGMQDDQSWSSVSPKLSLDYMFSPEIMSYISASKGVRSGGFNIYATNPAYYSYDDEELWSYELGVKTTLFENRLIVNSAVYYMDIDNMQVNEAVAPNVTYLTNAAKANGYGFELEATAQIRDGLSLMAGFGFNHVEFDEFNDADGDYAGNKNPYAPQYTFNVGVQYRHHNGLYFRADLIGKDKMYLDKTNTYTCDAHQIVNVKIGYETERFDIYLFGRNIFDEEYDRVGASGGYYTAYSNPGKIGLTVNYHF; from the coding sequence ATGAAAAAATCACTTTGGGTCGTTGTTTGGAAAATTTTTATGATTGGGTGGGTGTGCATTTTTTTTCAGCCCTGCATTTCCCAAGCCCAGGATATGGACACAAAATCTATTGGGGCAAAGCAGAATTACCTGATTGAAACCATAACCGTCACAGCTCAGAAACAAGAAGAAAATGTTCAGGAAGTGCCCATAAGCATTTCCGTGCTTAATGGCCAGGCCGTTGAGGATAAAGGTATTCAATCGGTTAGGGATCTTGCGGACTTCACCCCCAACCTGGTCATTTTCGAAGATGGGATGTCAGACCGGAAAACGCCTTCAATGCGGGGGATATACGCAGCCACGGAATCATTCTCCACCTCCACAGGCTTGTATATCGACGGGGTGCCGTTTCTTTCTTCTCTCGGATATGAAGACGGTCTTCTTGATATTGAGCGAATTGAAGTTCTCCGGGGCCCCCAGGGGACAGTCTATGGGAAAAATACCGAAGCCGGCGCGATTAATATTATCACCCGCCGGCCGGATAACGAATTTAGAGGTAAAATATCCACGGAAATCGGGCGATTTTTGTCCACCGAAACCGGTGACGGTTTAGGGGGCACACTTGCGGTCAACCTGAGCGGCCCCCTGTCAAAAGACCGGTTGTTTGCGAGCCTTTCAGGTAAATTTTATCAACAGGAAGGATTCATCGAAAACATTTCAACCGGGGAGACAGCAAACGATAAGCAGGATTGGTTTGGACGCGGGAACCTGCGCTGGACCCCCACGGATCAACTTGATGTTTCGCTCATTGCCTCATGTATTGACTATAACAATGACGGCCCCAATATGGGCATGAGTGAACAGGGCGCAGCAGCATATTACCTGCTGTATTACGGGTATCGTCTGGAAGCATCAGACCTGCAGGCATACAACGATTCAACCAAAAGCGCCCAATCCCTTAAAGTCGAGTATGATGTCACCGAAAAGATCAAGATAACATCGATTACGGCCAGAACAGAGTTTAACGATGTGAAATCAACTGATTTTGATTTCAGCCAGGCAAAATTCTTCCATTCAACAACGGATTATACCTTTGAAAACATTTCCCAGGAACTACGACTGAATTACACCAGGGATAGATTGAAGTGGTTGATCGGGATCTATTATGACAACAACAGTAAAGGTATTACCGGTGATTGTGATTCGGATTACCCGTCCATGGTGTATTCGCTGGATACCGATGCGGAGTCTGAATCCTGGGCAGCCTTCACCAATCTAACTTATCCGCTGTTCACAAAAGTCAACATTGTGGCCGGGGTGCGGTATGAATACCAGGAGGGCGAAATAAATAATAATATTTACGGGATGCAGGACGATCAGTCTTGGTCCTCGGTGTCGCCAAAGCTGAGTCTGGACTATATGTTTTCCCCTGAAATTATGTCTTATATCAGTGCCTCCAAGGGCGTTCGTTCAGGCGGCTTTAACATTTATGCCACAAACCCGGCCTATTACAGTTACGATGATGAAGAGCTGTGGTCCTATGAACTGGGAGTGAAAACAACCCTTTTTGAAAACCGGCTGATCGTCAATTCTGCCGTATACTACATGGATATTGACAATATGCAGGTCAATGAAGCGGTTGCTCCCAATGTGACGTATTTAACCAACGCAGCAAAAGCAAACGGGTACGGCTTCGAACTTGAAGCAACAGCCCAGATTCGTGACGGGTTGAGCCTGATGGCCGGTTTCGGGTTTAACCACGTAGAGTTTGACGAATTCAATGATGCAGATGGAGATTATGCAGGCAACAAGAACCCCTATGCGCCGCAATATACCTTTAACGTAGGTGTTCAATACCGACACCATAACGGGCTGTATTTTCGGGCGGACCTGATTGGAAAAGACAAGATGTATCTGGACAAAACCAACACATACACCTGTGATGCACACCAGATTGTCAATGTCAAAATAGGGTATGAGACCGAACGGTTTGACATCTATCTGTTCGGCCGGAACATCTTTGACGAAGAATATGACCGGGTAGGCGCCAGTGGCGGTTACTACACCGCTTACAGCAATCCCGGCAAGATCGGTTTAACCGTGAATTACCACTTCTGA
- a CDS encoding class I SAM-dependent methyltransferase, giving the protein MSQTITIEKGNVQETLLLPLWGRAFETQKENPRLIDRKAVQIIEKIDYDFSDIEKTQSMSQHGWVARSLHTDTMAFNFIKKHPEAAIVNIGCGLDTTFSRIDNGKIMFYELDLPDVIDLRKNFYEDSARHIGIASSFLDTEWFGQITVRDGLLFLAGGVFYYFEEEQIKKFFIQAADYFGQCDFFFDSLSPTGMKIAKKQILKKGGMGMALEGGWGLKSIKNLETWDPRIKVVNSISMSKGMKKGVPLLKKLMLTIPDMLGVCSMVHMRIA; this is encoded by the coding sequence ATGTCACAAACGATCACCATTGAAAAAGGCAATGTCCAGGAAACACTTTTGCTGCCGTTATGGGGCAGGGCTTTTGAGACACAAAAAGAAAACCCGCGCTTAATTGACAGAAAGGCTGTGCAGATCATTGAAAAAATTGATTACGATTTTTCAGATATTGAAAAAACCCAATCCATGTCCCAGCATGGATGGGTAGCGCGTAGCCTGCATACGGACACAATGGCTTTTAATTTCATAAAAAAACATCCTGAAGCGGCCATTGTTAATATCGGCTGCGGGCTGGACACTACCTTCAGCCGCATTGATAACGGTAAAATCATGTTTTACGAGCTTGACCTGCCGGATGTGATTGACCTTAGAAAAAATTTTTATGAAGACAGTGCCAGGCACATAGGCATTGCGTCTTCATTTTTGGATACTGAATGGTTTGGGCAGATAACCGTCCGGGATGGGCTGCTTTTTCTGGCAGGAGGCGTCTTTTATTATTTCGAGGAAGAACAGATCAAAAAATTTTTCATTCAGGCGGCAGACTATTTTGGGCAGTGTGATTTTTTCTTTGATTCGCTGTCGCCCACAGGAATGAAGATTGCGAAAAAGCAGATATTAAAAAAGGGGGGCATGGGCATGGCCCTGGAAGGCGGATGGGGACTCAAATCGATAAAAAACCTTGAGACGTGGGACCCAAGAATCAAAGTTGTCAATTCAATATCCATGTCCAAAGGAATGAAAAAAGGGGTCCCATTGCTGAAAAAACTGATGCTGACCATACCGGATATGCTTGGCGTATGTTCGATGGTGCATATGAGAATCGCATAG
- a CDS encoding ABC transporter transmembrane domain-containing protein translates to MSDQNCERYGGLFRIIKPVNRYIYSAMGLAALGSMATVSTLLMLSLLVAVLIQGKECLLFCGISWTKIQAVTWVCLSGVLAFCLTMAGFGVSHLAAFNLEKDLRIRLSKHLARLPLGFIITTGTGALKKVMLEDVKNLHAFVADSTPAIGRGYAAAPVTLVILFIIDWRLACIALGVMAMGLLIMCIAMRDNKTIQEKYEKSQSQINTAVIEFIQAMPVVRTFDDGPL, encoded by the coding sequence ATGTCAGACCAAAACTGCGAAAGGTACGGCGGTTTATTCAGGATCATAAAACCGGTCAACAGATACATCTATAGCGCGATGGGGCTTGCCGCACTTGGATCAATGGCCACTGTCTCGACACTTTTAATGCTCTCACTTTTGGTGGCAGTACTGATACAAGGCAAAGAATGCCTGCTTTTTTGCGGTATATCATGGACAAAGATCCAAGCGGTGACCTGGGTGTGTCTGTCGGGCGTTTTGGCTTTCTGCCTCACCATGGCCGGCTTCGGGGTTTCGCATCTGGCTGCTTTTAATCTGGAGAAAGACCTTCGTATCCGCCTTTCAAAGCATCTGGCCCGATTGCCGCTGGGGTTTATTATTACCACAGGAACAGGCGCGCTCAAAAAGGTGATGCTCGAAGATGTGAAAAACCTGCACGCCTTTGTTGCGGACAGTACGCCGGCCATTGGACGCGGATATGCGGCGGCGCCGGTAACCCTGGTGATTCTGTTTATTATTGACTGGCGGCTGGCCTGCATTGCACTGGGTGTGATGGCTATGGGGCTGTTGATTATGTGTATTGCCATGCGTGACAACAAGACCATACAAGAAAAGTATGAAAAAAGTCAGAGTCAAATCAATACGGCTGTGATTGAATTCATTCAGGCCATGCCGGTGGTGCGGACCTTTGATGACGGTCCGCTTTGA
- a CDS encoding ABC transporter transmembrane domain-containing protein: MTVRFDGVTFGYESRNENALTDVNFVVEPGTATALVGPSGAGKSTVARLLPRFWDVTKGAITIGGIDIRQMDNEVLMNTVTFVFQDTFLFHDTLAYTMQGLAYLSIYGVMAALFSSFAGAGAWHAWSWLGLMAIFVLINVFARWFAHDFEYTDITANITHNLRAKLGKKLRTMPLEVLGSYKTGDLNSSLSSNVDESVLVLGMVSGMFIEVVLTPVVVVAGMFFIDWRMAVLLMIIMPLAIPLYRRKRKSGIREKTKKVQANSALESDIIEYIQGLAVLRTTNQTGKKAQRLYKGIINVRDLQRSSIWGTMVNMVMADMLILFALIVIAILGCFWVGNGTMGIAAIASLLVIISRLMEPLSLFLAVTSVVDTMSAGFTRVKTILEKSPLKVVSPQSKAKGFEIVFNNVEFTYHGQREKALKKCTIKIPGQAMTAIVGPSGSGNVHSALNFISCSTAVGIRNPESPINKEIQLSL; the protein is encoded by the coding sequence ATGACGGTCCGCTTTGACGGTGTTACCTTTGGGTATGAAAGCCGCAATGAAAATGCACTGACTGACGTGAATTTTGTGGTTGAACCCGGAACGGCAACGGCACTGGTGGGCCCCAGTGGCGCGGGTAAAAGTACTGTTGCCAGGCTTTTGCCCCGTTTCTGGGATGTAACAAAGGGTGCGATTACCATCGGCGGTATTGACATTCGCCAAATGGACAATGAAGTTTTGATGAATACAGTTACCTTTGTATTCCAGGACACCTTTCTTTTTCATGACACCCTGGCGTATACGATGCAGGGACTGGCTTATTTGAGCATCTACGGCGTTATGGCAGCACTTTTCTCATCTTTTGCCGGTGCCGGGGCATGGCATGCCTGGAGCTGGCTTGGTTTAATGGCCATATTTGTTCTGATCAACGTTTTTGCGCGCTGGTTTGCCCATGATTTTGAGTATACGGACATCACGGCAAACATCACGCATAATTTGCGCGCAAAACTGGGAAAAAAACTTCGAACCATGCCCCTTGAGGTGCTGGGCAGCTATAAAACCGGAGATCTTAATTCCAGTCTGTCCAGCAATGTCGATGAAAGCGTTCTGGTGCTGGGAATGGTCTCCGGCATGTTTATCGAAGTCGTTCTTACGCCGGTGGTCGTAGTTGCCGGTATGTTTTTCATCGACTGGCGGATGGCAGTGCTTTTGATGATCATCATGCCCCTTGCCATTCCCCTGTACCGCAGAAAACGAAAAAGCGGTATTCGTGAAAAAACAAAAAAGGTACAAGCCAACAGTGCTCTGGAGTCGGACATCATAGAATACATCCAGGGGCTTGCTGTTTTACGCACCACGAATCAAACCGGGAAAAAGGCCCAACGTCTTTACAAGGGCATTATCAATGTCAGGGACCTTCAACGCTCTTCAATATGGGGTACAATGGTCAATATGGTCATGGCTGACATGCTTATTTTGTTTGCACTGATCGTCATCGCCATATTGGGATGTTTCTGGGTCGGGAACGGAACCATGGGGATCGCTGCCATAGCCTCGCTGCTTGTCATTATTTCACGGTTAATGGAGCCCTTGTCACTGTTCCTGGCTGTTACTTCGGTTGTGGATACCATGAGTGCCGGCTTTACGCGTGTCAAAACCATCTTAGAAAAATCACCGCTTAAGGTGGTAAGCCCCCAAAGCAAAGCGAAAGGCTTTGAAATCGTTTTCAACAATGTGGAATTTACCTACCATGGCCAAAGGGAAAAGGCCCTTAAAAAATGTACCATCAAGATACCCGGACAGGCCATGACTGCTATCGTAGGCCCTTCAGGATCAGGTAACGTACATTCCGCACTCAATTTTATCTCCTGTTCGACAGCCGTAGGTATACGAAATCCGGAAAGCCCTATCAATAAAGAGATACAGCTATCCCTCTAA
- a CDS encoding IS1634 family transposase codes for MTIHAFSMGMYVRTIKRRNKDGSEVEYVQLAHNTRHPEKGYSRAEVVYSFGRRDQLDVAALKRLVSSLSRFISPEDIQDLEAQSAGLKFISSRPAGGALLLKGLWERIGIDRCLANALKHTEFKAPISDAIFAMVANRALAPSSKLAVEEWVAKDVHLDIEAPIKVQHLYRSMDFLLKNAEAIQEKVFWTTAQLLNLTVDLIFFDTTNTYFEMEDTNDSELLAFGKSKHKRDDLPQVTIGLAVTREGIPVRCWVLPGNQNDAKCVDTVQKDLNDWRLGNVIWAMDRGMTSEENRKNLQRAGGQYILGEKLRGPNVNEEALNRGGRFKKVNDNLHIKEVFVGEGSGRRRFVIAYNPEQAEHDKHVRARNLERIETELAALNKRSGKAYLKSKYALLAHRSMGRYLKELKSGKLTVDKAKIKQAEKLDGKYLLSTSDKSLSAEDIALGYKQLMEVERAFRTLKSTLSLRPVYHTKNDRIRSHVLLCWLALLLVRITELETGLSWPRVRAELERLHLGEFLHKDGRVLQYTELTQNQRNLFKKLNIKLPAKIKSIG; via the coding sequence ATGACGATACATGCTTTTTCTATGGGCATGTATGTACGCACAATAAAACGCAGAAACAAAGATGGGTCCGAGGTCGAGTATGTTCAGTTAGCCCACAATACTCGTCATCCAGAAAAAGGCTATTCACGAGCCGAGGTCGTCTACTCCTTCGGGCGGCGGGACCAACTCGACGTAGCCGCCCTCAAGCGCTTAGTCAGCAGCCTCAGCCGGTTCATCAGCCCCGAAGACATTCAGGACCTTGAAGCCCAAAGCGCCGGGCTCAAGTTCATATCCAGCAGGCCGGCAGGGGGAGCCCTGCTGCTCAAAGGCTTGTGGGAACGCATTGGGATTGACCGCTGCCTTGCCAATGCATTGAAACACACAGAGTTCAAAGCGCCGATTTCGGATGCGATTTTTGCAATGGTGGCCAACAGGGCACTGGCTCCGTCTTCCAAACTTGCCGTCGAAGAGTGGGTAGCCAAGGATGTTCATCTGGACATTGAGGCGCCGATCAAGGTTCAGCACCTTTACCGGAGTATGGACTTCCTGCTTAAGAATGCGGAGGCCATCCAAGAGAAGGTGTTCTGGACAACGGCTCAACTGCTGAATCTCACGGTGGACCTGATCTTCTTTGATACAACCAACACTTATTTTGAAATGGAAGACACCAACGACTCGGAGCTGCTTGCTTTTGGGAAATCTAAACACAAAAGAGATGACCTGCCCCAAGTCACCATTGGCCTGGCCGTGACACGGGAAGGTATCCCGGTCCGTTGCTGGGTTCTGCCGGGCAACCAAAATGACGCCAAGTGCGTCGATACCGTTCAAAAGGATTTGAACGACTGGCGGCTTGGCAACGTGATTTGGGCCATGGACCGTGGCATGACCAGCGAAGAGAATCGAAAAAACCTCCAAAGAGCCGGGGGACAGTACATCCTTGGTGAAAAGTTGAGGGGCCCCAATGTAAATGAAGAAGCCCTGAACCGGGGTGGGCGGTTCAAAAAGGTCAACGACAATCTCCATATCAAAGAGGTCTTTGTCGGTGAGGGCAGCGGCAGGCGCCGGTTCGTCATCGCTTACAACCCAGAACAGGCTGAACACGACAAACATGTCAGGGCAAGGAACCTGGAGCGGATCGAAACGGAGCTGGCGGCACTGAACAAACGGTCCGGCAAAGCATATCTCAAATCCAAATATGCTCTCCTGGCACACCGGTCCATGGGCAGATACCTCAAGGAACTGAAGTCAGGCAAGCTGACGGTGGATAAGGCTAAGATTAAGCAGGCGGAAAAGCTGGACGGCAAATATCTTTTGAGCACAAGCGACAAAAGCCTGTCGGCTGAGGATATCGCCCTTGGCTACAAACAACTCATGGAAGTCGAGCGCGCGTTCCGCACTTTAAAGTCCACCCTGTCCCTCCGGCCTGTCTACCACACCAAAAACGACCGCATCCGCTCTCATGTCCTGCTGTGCTGGCTGGCCCTGCTCCTGGTGCGGATTACCGAGCTGGAGACCGGCTTGAGCTGGCCCAGGGTCCGCGCCGAGCTGGAACGGCTCCATTTAGGCGAATTTTTGCATAAAGATGGGCGTGTACTACAGTACACAGAACTCACTCAAAATCAGCGTAACCTATTTAAAAAATTAAACATAAAACTTCCTGCGAAAATCAAGTCCATAGGATAA